The Methanohalophilus portucalensis genome window below encodes:
- a CDS encoding LamG-like jellyroll fold domain-containing protein, with the protein MSFKNNLCNDADGLAPVVGTILMVGIVVVLAAVIGTQALSVDTPDDHYERFKEITEQDINSETLPDGLVARWSFEGNYEDVTGNGNDGSAVDDVSFTDGISGQAIQLDGDSYVEVPSSESLNITDEITLVAYVKWTIDPADGDKWANIVCKDVIGEWNAAYRLQHGNSLLSPNTDFEFAIDRGGNKYVQSDDGPAINDWYKIAGTYNGSEMILYINGNMVGSDELSGPITASNGGKLYIGTDTPSKARKFIGCIDEVQIYNRALSQAEIRSIGN; encoded by the coding sequence ATGTCTTTTAAAAACAATCTTTGCAATGATGCGGATGGCCTTGCTCCGGTAGTTGGTACAATCCTGATGGTCGGGATTGTAGTCGTACTGGCTGCGGTTATTGGCACACAGGCTCTTTCTGTTGATACGCCTGATGACCACTACGAGCGGTTCAAGGAGATTACCGAGCAGGACATAAATTCCGAAACCCTTCCTGATGGCCTTGTGGCCCGCTGGAGTTTTGAAGGCAACTATGAGGATGTTACTGGTAATGGGAATGATGGTTCTGCTGTTGATGATGTCAGTTTTACTGATGGGATCTCCGGTCAGGCAATCCAGCTGGATGGGGATAGTTATGTGGAAGTGCCTTCTTCGGAATCACTGAATATCACGGATGAGATCACGCTTGTGGCCTATGTTAAGTGGACGATTGATCCGGCAGACGGGGATAAATGGGCAAACATTGTTTGCAAAGATGTCATAGGTGAGTGGAATGCTGCATATAGGCTTCAGCATGGAAATTCTCTTCTTTCTCCAAATACTGATTTTGAATTTGCAATTGATCGAGGGGGCAATAAATATGTTCAATCTGATGATGGTCCTGCTATAAACGATTGGTACAAGATTGCAGGCACATATAATGGTTCTGAAATGATTCTTTATATTAATGGAAATATGGTGGGTTCTGATGAGTTATCAGGCCCTATCACGGCAAGTAATGGAGGGAAACTATACATTGGTACAGATACTCCCTCTAAAGCCCGTAAATTCATCGGCTGCATCGATGAGGTGCAGATATACAACCGTGCCCTTTCACAGGCCGAGATTCGGTCCATAGGAAACTGA
- the gatD gene encoding Glu-tRNA(Gln) amidotransferase subunit GatD, whose product MDYKEGDRIRVEKGGTAYEGVVMPSVTGHIVLKMVSGYNVGIEPDGTEITFLEPKKEIQKPEKQGKVTKNKGLKNVVFISTGGTIASKIDYRSGAVSSQCSADDIVRTIPELDDIANIRGRVVANILSENMTPQIWTELARAVYEEIDNGADGIVIAHGTDTMMYSAAALAFMLDTPVPVVFVGSQRSADRPSSDNVMNAICATKVAVSDIAEVCTVMHESSSDDRCGIHYATRVRKMHTSRRDAFQSINSRPIGFVDYATGQITTESEYTARGETELALRDKIEPECAIVKFTPGARPEILGNYIDAGYKGIVIEGTGLGHVSTDWVPEIKRATQANIPIVIASQCLHGRVCDRVYDTGTDMLKAGAIEAEDMLSEVALVKLMCVLGQTSDLSEVRKLMQEKMANEIADCSLG is encoded by the coding sequence ATGGATTACAAAGAAGGAGACAGGATAAGGGTCGAGAAGGGCGGAACTGCCTATGAGGGGGTTGTAATGCCCAGTGTCACCGGCCATATTGTGCTGAAGATGGTCAGTGGATACAATGTAGGAATAGAGCCGGATGGTACAGAGATCACTTTCCTGGAGCCTAAAAAAGAAATACAAAAGCCAGAAAAGCAGGGCAAGGTAACCAAAAATAAAGGACTTAAAAATGTAGTTTTTATCTCCACAGGAGGTACCATTGCCAGTAAGATCGATTACCGTAGCGGTGCTGTGAGCTCACAGTGCTCTGCAGATGATATTGTCCGTACAATCCCTGAACTTGATGATATTGCCAATATAAGAGGACGGGTTGTTGCGAATATCCTGTCCGAGAACATGACACCACAGATCTGGACAGAGCTTGCCCGGGCCGTATATGAAGAAATTGACAACGGAGCAGACGGCATAGTGATTGCTCATGGTACCGATACGATGATGTATTCCGCAGCAGCTCTGGCATTCATGCTTGACACACCGGTGCCTGTTGTTTTTGTAGGTTCCCAGCGCAGTGCAGACAGGCCAAGCAGTGACAATGTGATGAATGCAATCTGTGCAACAAAGGTTGCTGTCAGTGATATTGCAGAAGTTTGCACGGTCATGCATGAGAGCAGTTCCGATGATCGCTGCGGCATACATTATGCTACCAGAGTCCGGAAAATGCACACCTCACGCAGGGATGCTTTCCAGTCCATCAATTCCCGCCCGATTGGTTTTGTGGATTATGCCACAGGACAGATCACCACAGAATCAGAATACACCGCACGCGGAGAGACAGAACTGGCTCTCAGGGATAAGATCGAGCCCGAATGTGCTATTGTCAAGTTCACACCCGGTGCAAGACCCGAAATCCTGGGCAATTATATCGATGCAGGATACAAGGGCATTGTAATAGAAGGAACCGGGCTGGGTCATGTGTCCACCGACTGGGTCCCTGAGATCAAGCGTGCAACACAAGCAAACATACCGATAGTGATCGCATCCCAGTGCCTGCACGGACGTGTCTGTGACCGTGTCTATGACACCGGCACGGATATGCTCAAAGCCGGAGCAATCGAAGCCGAAGACATGTTATCAGAAGTTGCCCTTGTAAAACTTATGTGTGTACTGGGCCAGACATCCGACCTGTCAGAAGTGCGAAAATTGATGCAGGAAAAAATGGCGAACGAGATTGCGGATTGCAGTCTTGGGTGA
- the argH gene encoding argininosuccinate lyase codes for MSDILRRGRLDSLPDEEIMRYTSSMEDDKWIFDSDVLVDFAHTVMLKEQGIIPADDCAKILDGLKRIREEGIDSLDHSYEDIHISLEARLIDMAGEDVGGRMHSGRSRNDEVATCIRLRLRKEVLELAEEMLQLVNTMAKIASENHDTIMPGYTHLQHAQPTTLAHHIMGHAESLGRDVERILGCLDRINRCPLGAAAFASTGFPIDRNRTAELLGFEEVMQNSMDAVSGRDFLLETASVLANIMIEMSRISEELVLWSSTEFGFIELSDQYASTSSIMPQKKNPDTAELVRGKSGIAVGSLMSLLTVCKSLPMSYNRDMQDASPHIWRSVETTRASVRIMAGMLDSMKVNNNTMELQASTGFTTATELADTLVRECGIPFRTAHQIVGILAKGDVEPTLEDVEAVGRTVLGESLTEKGLNEDMVKQALDPMLNIQKRKITGGPAPEAMKTSIDNFGTKTGMWTEEVERIRDHTTDSIEKLMQVVEDYIQQK; via the coding sequence ATGAGTGATATTTTAAGAAGAGGACGCCTTGATTCTCTCCCGGACGAGGAAATAATGCGTTATACTTCATCCATGGAAGACGATAAATGGATATTTGATTCTGATGTCCTGGTGGATTTTGCCCACACGGTCATGCTGAAAGAGCAGGGAATCATCCCCGCAGATGATTGTGCCAAAATCCTGGATGGATTGAAACGCATCCGCGAAGAGGGTATCGATTCCCTTGATCATAGTTACGAAGATATACACATATCCCTGGAAGCCAGACTTATTGATATGGCAGGAGAAGACGTAGGTGGAAGGATGCATTCCGGCCGCTCCCGCAATGATGAAGTGGCCACCTGTATCCGTTTGAGACTGCGCAAAGAAGTACTGGAACTGGCAGAAGAGATGTTGCAGCTTGTTAACACTATGGCAAAGATTGCATCTGAGAACCATGATACCATCATGCCGGGATATACACACCTGCAGCATGCCCAACCTACCACACTGGCCCACCATATCATGGGCCACGCGGAGAGCCTGGGAAGAGACGTGGAAAGAATACTTGGATGTCTTGACAGGATCAACCGCTGTCCCCTCGGAGCTGCGGCTTTTGCTTCCACGGGTTTTCCGATCGACAGGAACAGGACTGCAGAGTTGCTCGGGTTTGAAGAAGTAATGCAAAATTCCATGGATGCAGTCAGTGGCCGGGATTTCCTGCTGGAAACGGCTTCTGTACTTGCAAACATTATGATCGAGATGAGCAGGATATCAGAGGAACTGGTCCTGTGGTCTTCTACGGAGTTTGGTTTTATTGAATTGTCCGACCAATATGCATCCACCTCATCAATAATGCCACAGAAAAAGAATCCTGATACTGCAGAGCTTGTGAGAGGCAAAAGCGGGATCGCTGTGGGAAGCCTGATGTCATTACTCACGGTCTGCAAATCCCTGCCAATGAGTTATAACAGGGATATGCAGGACGCCAGTCCTCATATCTGGAGGTCCGTGGAAACCACACGTGCATCGGTGAGGATCATGGCAGGTATGCTGGATAGCATGAAAGTTAACAATAATACTATGGAATTACAGGCTTCAACCGGATTTACTACCGCCACCGAACTTGCTGACACGCTGGTCAGGGAATGCGGGATACCTTTCAGGACCGCACACCAGATTGTGGGGATCCTGGCAAAAGGAGATGTCGAACCGACCCTGGAAGACGTAGAAGCCGTGGGACGCACGGTCCTCGGGGAAAGCCTGACAGAAAAGGGATTGAATGAGGATATGGTAAAACAGGCTCTGGACCCAATGCTCAACATACAGAAAAGAAAAATCACTGGAGGACCTGCCCCAGAAGCCATGAAAACATCAATCGACAATTTTGGTACGAAAACAGGAATGTGGACCGAAGAGGTTGAAAGGATCAGGGACCATACCACAGATTCCATTGAAAAGCTGATGCAGGTTGTTGAAGATTACATACAGCAAAAATAA
- a CDS encoding PAS domain S-box protein, whose translation MGEMTKGTTMENLLERILDTICKGMWAVDKDEVFIYFDKGMEEITGIKSEEVVGNKLEQYMSASRHSVGDEAHFREMFLRARDSLKPIPYKTMPIITKGGNLSFQTGRLIPLLNKEGNYDGMICTVESVSEQKISQKTLRKRLRSDRKLEEIYKNSPVVAFLWTAEKDWPVEFVSGNISQFGYTPEDFTSGKLVYGDIICPEDLDMVRSEVNEHEIEGKIFFSKEYRILTKSGDIRWVIERSFIGRDEVGEPSYYQGIIIDITDRKMAEEAMRESEKKYRLIFENSPLGIFHFDENGVITHCNENIMQILEVTREQIIGFNILKDLKDKKMYEAVKSVFQRRSGHYEGNYHSTTSEKVTPIKADYSPYISEDGELLGGVGIVEDISDRMKAEEALHLDESRLETLVKLNQMTEASLEEIIDFARAEGVRLTESKIGYLAFVDEDIGSIQLKSWSDTPMNRCKIKDKKIEYKIEDVGLWGESIRQRRPFINNDYKKPHARKSGYPKDHVELIRHMDVPIFERGKIVALAGVGNKNENYDSSDVRQLTLLMQGMWRIVQRRKAEKELEKSEEKFRTIFASTNDAIFMHDLKGNIMEVNKAACETVGYSRDELLRMKTKEINTSLSMEEIPQRIKEVKEKGHAIFEATYRRKDDTTIPVEISARVIEYNDKPTILVVARDITERKRAEEELRKYAEDLAKANEELKSLDKMKDEFLSNVSHELKTPLTSIMGYTELLNDGSLGELGEEQKHAEETVMRNTKRLQRLVDSLLYLSRTQAGTVKYDFETLNISELTDQIIEDLQIQTEEKNLEMIKKIEPDLPSIKGDRDKLTDMFTNIIDNSIKFTPKGGSITIFANKEDEYIHINIKDTGIGIPKDMIDNLFQRFYQIDSSQKRKYGGTGLGLYISKTIVEAHDGEIWVESEGEGKGTEVHIKLPVAEN comes from the coding sequence ATGGGCGAGATGACAAAGGGTACTACAATGGAAAATCTTCTGGAAAGGATACTTGACACTATTTGCAAAGGCATGTGGGCCGTTGACAAAGACGAGGTTTTCATCTATTTTGACAAAGGAATGGAAGAAATCACCGGTATCAAAAGCGAAGAAGTAGTGGGGAATAAACTGGAACAATATATGTCTGCTTCCCGCCACAGCGTTGGTGATGAAGCCCATTTCAGGGAAATGTTCCTGAGAGCGAGAGATTCTCTTAAACCCATTCCCTACAAAACTATGCCAATCATTACAAAGGGTGGCAATTTAAGTTTCCAGACAGGCAGATTGATTCCTTTACTCAACAAGGAAGGAAATTATGACGGGATGATCTGTACTGTAGAAAGCGTTAGCGAGCAGAAGATAAGCCAGAAAACCTTACGTAAAAGACTCCGTTCGGACAGGAAACTCGAAGAAATCTATAAAAACAGTCCTGTAGTGGCTTTCCTGTGGACTGCAGAAAAAGACTGGCCCGTGGAATTCGTATCCGGAAACATTTCCCAGTTTGGTTATACGCCCGAAGATTTCACTTCCGGCAAACTTGTCTATGGAGACATAATATGTCCCGAGGACCTTGATATGGTACGCAGCGAGGTCAACGAACATGAAATTGAAGGCAAGATCTTTTTTTCCAAGGAATACCGCATACTCACCAAATCCGGAGATATACGCTGGGTGATCGAGCGGTCCTTTATAGGAAGAGATGAAGTTGGAGAACCTTCTTACTACCAGGGGATCATAATTGATATTACAGACCGTAAAATGGCCGAAGAGGCTATGCGGGAATCTGAAAAAAAATACAGATTGATCTTTGAGAATTCACCCCTAGGAATATTCCATTTTGATGAAAATGGGGTAATAACTCACTGCAACGAGAATATAATGCAAATACTCGAGGTGACCAGAGAACAAATAATCGGTTTCAACATACTCAAGGACTTAAAAGACAAAAAGATGTATGAAGCCGTAAAATCTGTATTCCAGAGACGCTCCGGTCATTATGAGGGAAATTATCATTCCACCACAAGTGAAAAAGTAACCCCCATAAAAGCCGATTACAGCCCCTATATATCAGAAGATGGCGAGCTGTTGGGAGGAGTCGGGATTGTTGAAGATATCAGTGACCGCATGAAGGCCGAAGAAGCCCTCCACCTGGATGAATCTCGCCTGGAAACCCTTGTAAAGCTTAACCAGATGACAGAGGCCTCCCTGGAAGAAATCATCGATTTTGCAAGAGCTGAGGGAGTTAGACTTACAGAAAGCAAGATTGGCTATCTTGCATTTGTAGATGAAGATATAGGTAGCATACAACTGAAATCCTGGTCCGACACCCCAATGAATCGTTGTAAAATTAAGGACAAAAAGATAGAATACAAGATCGAAGATGTGGGACTCTGGGGAGAAAGTATACGACAAAGACGACCATTTATAAATAACGATTACAAAAAACCACATGCCAGGAAAAGTGGATACCCAAAGGACCATGTGGAACTGATTCGCCATATGGATGTACCTATTTTTGAGCGAGGTAAGATTGTAGCCCTTGCAGGTGTGGGGAATAAGAATGAAAATTATGACAGTTCTGATGTAAGACAGCTTACCCTCCTTATGCAGGGAATGTGGAGAATCGTACAGCGCCGCAAAGCTGAAAAGGAACTTGAAAAATCAGAAGAGAAGTTCCGCACAATTTTTGCCAGCACCAATGATGCGATCTTTATGCACGACCTTAAAGGCAACATCATGGAAGTTAATAAGGCGGCCTGTGAAACCGTGGGTTACAGCAGGGATGAATTACTCCGCATGAAAACAAAAGAAATAAACACCAGTCTTTCTATGGAAGAGATACCCCAAAGGATCAAAGAGGTCAAAGAAAAGGGGCATGCCATCTTTGAGGCTACATACAGACGCAAGGATGATACTACAATTCCTGTGGAAATCAGTGCCCGTGTCATAGAATATAATGATAAACCTACAATCCTGGTTGTGGCCCGTGATATTACCGAACGTAAAAGGGCCGAAGAAGAACTCAGGAAATATGCAGAAGACCTGGCAAAGGCAAATGAGGAATTGAAGTCACTGGATAAAATGAAAGATGAATTCCTTTCCAATGTGAGCCATGAATTGAAAACACCCCTCACATCGATCATGGGTTATACAGAACTTCTAAATGACGGCAGCCTCGGTGAACTGGGAGAAGAACAGAAACATGCAGAAGAAACCGTGATGCGTAATACAAAAAGGCTGCAGAGACTCGTGGATTCACTGCTATACCTCAGTCGCACACAGGCAGGCACTGTTAAGTATGATTTTGAAACCTTGAATATATCCGAACTGACAGATCAGATTATAGAGGACCTGCAAATCCAGACAGAAGAGAAAAACCTGGAAATGATTAAGAAAATCGAACCGGACCTTCCTTCAATAAAAGGAGATCGGGACAAACTTACTGATATGTTTACCAATATAATAGATAATTCTATCAAATTCACTCCAAAGGGCGGTTCAATTACTATCTTTGCAAACAAAGAAGATGAATACATACATATAAATATCAAAGATACGGGAATCGGCATACCGAAAGATATGATAGACAATTTATTCCAGAGATTTTACCAGATAGATTCTTCCCAGAAACGTAAATATGGCGGTACAGGGCTTGGTCTCTATATCTCCAAAACCATAGTAGAGGCACACGATGGAGAAATCTGGGTGGAAAGTGAAGGTGAAGGAAAGGGAACAGAAGTGCATATTAAACTTCCTGTAGCCGAAAATTAA
- a CDS encoding metal ABC transporter permease — MLDILQFTFMQNAIVAGLLASIACGIIGVYVVVRKIVFISGGIAHASFGGIGLGYYLGMNPLFSVLPFSLLSALVIGLVNRRTNIAEDTAIGILWSVGMALGVLFIGLTPGYAPDLMTYLFGNILTVPINDLYLMILIDTLIIVSVYLLYKEFMAISFDEEFAQVSGLPVEKLSLYMLCLIALTIIVMIRVVGLILVIALLTIPASLSREFTDRLDRMMILAVIFGTVFTFTGLFLSYYLDVPSGATIILTMAAGYMLHFPFKGKNKKTA, encoded by the coding sequence ATGCTGGATATCTTACAATTCACATTCATGCAAAATGCTATCGTTGCAGGCCTGCTGGCCAGCATAGCGTGCGGGATTATCGGGGTATATGTGGTTGTCAGGAAAATCGTTTTCATAAGCGGAGGAATCGCACATGCCTCTTTTGGAGGAATTGGCCTGGGTTATTACCTGGGAATGAATCCCCTTTTCAGTGTCCTGCCCTTCAGTCTGCTTTCTGCACTTGTAATAGGCCTTGTCAACAGACGTACCAATATCGCCGAAGATACCGCAATCGGAATACTATGGTCTGTAGGTATGGCACTGGGAGTCCTATTCATAGGCCTTACACCGGGATATGCACCGGATCTTATGACCTACCTTTTTGGCAATATACTGACAGTTCCTATAAATGACCTCTATTTGATGATATTAATTGATACCCTGATCATTGTAAGTGTCTATCTGCTCTACAAAGAATTCATGGCCATAAGTTTTGATGAAGAATTTGCACAGGTCTCAGGACTACCGGTTGAAAAACTTAGTCTGTACATGCTTTGCCTGATAGCCCTTACTATAATAGTCATGATCAGAGTTGTAGGATTGATCCTTGTGATCGCCCTGTTAACAATACCGGCATCATTGAGCCGTGAGTTTACAGACAGACTTGACAGGATGATGATACTTGCCGTAATATTCGGCACGGTATTTACTTTTACAGGCCTGTTTTTATCCTACTACTTAGACGTACCTTCCGGAGCCACTATAATACTAACAATGGCAGCAGGTTATATGCTGCATTTCCCATTCAAGGGAAAAAATAAAAAGACAGCATGA
- a CDS encoding metal ABC transporter ATP-binding protein codes for MKDLNNHPHAVEIKNVWSYYHDVPALKEINLDVQEGTFLGIIGPNGGGKSTLLKVILGLIEPDSGDVRIFGKKPKEGRNIVGYVPQHSASRLDFPINVWDVVMMGRIGKKSLFRKYNPNDRKVVKESLEKVKMYEYRDRHIAELSGGQRQRVFIARALATEPKLLLLDEPVAGIDTTMQKEFYEILEELKSRVTIIMVTHDISAVSVYVDKVACLNQKLYYHGTKELKPEDLEEAYKCPVEMIAHGVPHRVLKAH; via the coding sequence GTGAAGGACTTAAATAACCATCCGCATGCAGTGGAAATAAAAAATGTGTGGTCGTACTACCACGATGTGCCTGCCCTCAAAGAGATAAACCTTGACGTGCAGGAAGGTACTTTTCTGGGGATCATTGGACCTAACGGCGGGGGAAAAAGTACTTTATTAAAAGTAATTCTCGGCCTGATAGAACCAGACAGTGGCGATGTACGTATATTCGGTAAAAAACCGAAGGAAGGGAGGAATATTGTAGGTTATGTTCCCCAGCACAGTGCATCAAGGTTGGATTTTCCGATCAATGTATGGGATGTTGTTATGATGGGACGCATTGGAAAGAAATCCCTTTTCAGGAAATACAATCCCAATGACAGGAAAGTGGTGAAGGAATCCCTGGAAAAGGTCAAAATGTATGAATACAGGGATCGCCATATTGCCGAACTTTCCGGCGGGCAGAGGCAAAGGGTTTTCATAGCCCGGGCACTTGCCACAGAACCAAAACTGTTACTTCTTGATGAACCTGTGGCCGGAATAGATACAACTATGCAAAAAGAGTTCTATGAAATACTTGAAGAACTCAAATCCCGTGTAACAATCATTATGGTCACCCATGATATAAGTGCGGTCTCAGTATATGTTGATAAAGTGGCCTGTCTAAACCAGAAACTCTACTACCATGGTACTAAAGAATTGAAACCAGAAGACCTGGAAGAAGCCTATAAGTGCCCCGTGGAAATGATAGCACATGGTGTACCCCACAGGGTATTGAAAGCCCATTGA
- a CDS encoding metal ABC transporter solute-binding protein, Zn/Mn family, producing the protein MEPIYRNVRFWTHAKNMFLLILILAIVATSGCMEENSSDQQEKTTVVVSILPQAEFVEKIGGEHVETIVMIPPGASPATYEPTSSQLKELSKAEIYVKVGSGLPFEKVWLEKIKDINEDMLLVNSSKEIDLRPMGEGMDPHVWNDPNNAIIMVDNIYKALVEIDPSNEETYTQNRDSYTKELKSLDMEIQETLENKSGNSFMVYHPAWGYFAERYDLNMVPIETEGKEASARQLSEIITFAKQENITVIFVQSQFSTQSAEAVAEEMDGKVVKVDPLARNYTDNMYKVTEAFREGLK; encoded by the coding sequence ATGGAACCGATTTATAGAAACGTTCGTTTTTGGACCCATGCCAAAAATATGTTTTTGCTTATATTAATACTGGCCATAGTTGCTACTTCAGGTTGTATGGAGGAAAACAGTTCAGACCAGCAGGAAAAAACAACCGTTGTTGTAAGCATACTTCCTCAGGCTGAATTTGTGGAAAAGATTGGGGGAGAGCATGTTGAAACAATTGTGATGATCCCCCCGGGTGCAAGTCCTGCAACTTATGAACCAACTTCAAGTCAGCTAAAAGAACTCAGCAAAGCGGAAATATACGTAAAAGTTGGTTCCGGATTACCTTTTGAAAAGGTATGGCTGGAAAAAATAAAGGACATAAATGAAGATATGTTACTTGTTAATTCTTCCAAGGAAATTGATCTGAGGCCAATGGGAGAAGGAATGGACCCTCATGTATGGAATGATCCCAATAATGCAATTATAATGGTCGATAACATATACAAAGCCCTGGTTGAAATTGACCCATCCAACGAAGAAACATATACACAAAACCGGGATTCCTACACCAAGGAACTTAAATCGCTTGACATGGAGATCCAGGAAACACTTGAAAATAAGTCAGGGAATAGTTTCATGGTCTATCATCCTGCATGGGGATACTTTGCAGAAAGGTACGACCTTAATATGGTACCCATCGAAACCGAAGGTAAGGAAGCAAGTGCAAGACAGCTCAGTGAGATCATAACTTTTGCAAAGCAGGAAAACATAACTGTTATCTTTGTGCAGTCCCAATTCAGTACACAGAGTGCAGAAGCCGTTGCAGAAGAAATGGACGGCAAAGTTGTGAAAGTGGACCCCCTTGCACGCAATTATACAGACAATATGTATAAAGTAACAGAGGCTTTCCGTGAAGGACTTAAATAA
- the budA gene encoding acetolactate decarboxylase: MTNNIWRIALVSILLFLAFSGCTTTTDETSVSNDDVLFQISTIDSLIAGSYDGVMPVCELKEQGDLGLGTFDRLDGEMIVMGGEVYQAKADGHIYQVNDTTTTPFAAVTFFEADDTITIGSGTDYSFLQSTIKEMVPGPNLMYALKIEGTFANISIRSVPAQSKPYRPLLDVVAEEEAVYHHESINGTMVGFLLPYYIENINVPGYHFHFIDANRTIGGHVLACNLTSGTVELDYTYDFTLSIPESSSFSDALPGDKDALKAIEQ; this comes from the coding sequence ATGACTAATAATATCTGGCGTATTGCCCTGGTGAGCATTCTGCTATTTCTCGCTTTTTCAGGTTGCACCACAACAACGGATGAAACCTCCGTCTCCAATGATGATGTTCTTTTCCAGATATCTACAATTGATTCTTTAATTGCCGGTTCCTATGATGGGGTTATGCCGGTTTGCGAGCTTAAAGAACAGGGTGACCTGGGTCTGGGTACCTTTGACCGGCTGGATGGTGAAATGATCGTTATGGGCGGTGAAGTTTATCAGGCAAAGGCAGATGGACATATTTATCAGGTAAACGATACGACTACCACTCCCTTTGCTGCAGTGACCTTTTTTGAAGCAGATGATACGATTACAATTGGGTCAGGTACAGATTATTCATTTTTACAATCCACCATTAAAGAAATGGTTCCCGGCCCCAATCTCATGTATGCATTGAAAATAGAGGGAACATTTGCAAACATAAGTATACGAAGTGTCCCTGCCCAGAGTAAGCCCTATCGACCTCTACTTGATGTGGTAGCAGAAGAGGAAGCTGTGTATCATCATGAAAGCATAAATGGTACTATGGTGGGGTTCTTGCTTCCTTATTATATTGAGAATATCAATGTGCCAGGTTATCATTTCCACTTCATAGATGCAAACCGAACAATCGGAGGCCATGTGCTTGCATGTAATCTGACCTCTGGCACTGTTGAACTGGATTATACATATGATTTCACCCTGTCAATTCCCGAATCATCATCGTTCTCTGATGCATTGCCCGGGGATAAAGATGCCCTTAAAGCCATTGAGCAATAA
- the tnpA gene encoding IS200/IS605 family transposase has translation MATKRWTCSRTTVYNIGYHLIWCPKYRRSVLGENIQNRLSELLLEKADEIEITIEKMEILPDHVHLFLKSTPTASPHWIVQQLKGYSSKILRQEFPELKSRLPTLWTRNYYCESVGHISQKSVKKYIEQQKNV, from the coding sequence GTGGCAACAAAGAGATGGACCTGTAGTAGGACAACTGTGTACAATATAGGGTACCACTTGATCTGGTGTCCCAAATATCGCAGAAGTGTTTTGGGAGAAAATATTCAAAACAGATTAAGTGAACTGTTGTTAGAAAAAGCCGATGAAATCGAGATAACAATAGAAAAAATGGAGATTCTTCCAGATCATGTGCATTTGTTTTTGAAATCCACGCCTACAGCAAGTCCACACTGGATAGTTCAGCAATTAAAAGGGTATAGTTCAAAGATTCTCAGACAAGAGTTTCCCGAACTCAAATCGAGGTTGCCGACACTCTGGACAAGAAACTATTATTGTGAATCGGTTGGACATATCTCACAAAAATCCGTCAAAAAATACATCGAACAGCAGAAGAATGTATGA